AATAGTAGAGATCGTTAATTAGTACCTATCACAAGAATTGAAAGGTCTAAACATGGTTATGGCCATTCACATCATCGCGTTCGTGATGAGACTAGAGGACATCTAGGATAGAAAAAAGGCGATTAAAACCTATGATGACTATATAGACAGAGACCAAaggtagagtttttttttttgtttcttcttcctttttaaccTAAGATATCATTTGTTGTGAATAAGAGAGGTGCAGACACCAAACTGGGTGTTAGTAGGGGGATGGAGATCAAAGACATAAGAGGTTGGTCTGGAGACTAGCATAGGCTTCTGGATGGTTAATGTGTCTGGCAATTCACCAAAGATTATTGAGTTATGTGGGAAAGACTctccaaggaagaagaagctgtctCTGGCTACTTTCTCCaccttcaaaaacaaaaaatgcacAAAACAACATGAATGGAGTAGATAAATACACAATCAAAGTGCTGATGTAAcaagacttttctttttacctgtAAGAGTGAGAATCTGACGTTGTTCATTGTGAGAATTACTCGGATTTCGTAAAGATTATCACCAAGTATTCTGATCGCCATGTACTCGAAGAAATTCTGCAGAATAGTTTTCTGTCTCTCAGGAGTTTCAGCGTAGCTTTCTGGATTAAGGAACCACAGCACGCATTTCACTTCCTTCCACGGGATTGGGTTCTCCCCTCCTGCTTTTGAGATGATGGTCTGGTAGGGATGATTCAGACCCCAGAAGATTCTTGCGTCTGCAAGTGATGAATCACAAAACAGCGTctctgatgaagatgatgtggaGAGTATCTTCCAGGACGGATACCTATTGGCTATACTTGATGTGAAATGCATGTCAGAGTCATCAAACACAAGGATACATCCCTCAGAAGTTGGAAACAAATCCAGCAGAGGCGATCTGGAAGAGTCATCTCCTTCCGGAAGGCATTGGGGAGGGGGAGAGTATGATTTTGTCCGTCTTTGCATGACATGTGAATACAAACACGATTCTCCATATCGACACCCCTGCAAAACCGAAAAATTAGCATAGACACTAAAGATAACCCCAACTAGAATGGTAACGTAATGCACCTGCAATGACGCGAAAAATTTGCAGGCTGGTCTTGTTGACTGAAGAGTATGACTGAACGTGCACTGGTCACCACGGTTGCAAAATCCATTCAGGAAATATACACAGACTGGGGCCTCTCCATTCTCAATGTAATCCTCAGGTTCGATTGCTCCATGGTCATTATCAGATTCAGATGGTGTGCCCTGAGTTCTTATCTATGGCAAATGGAAACAGTAAAACATCAATATGCTGTAAAGAAGAAACATTGTTTCCAGCTCTCGCACTCTTATTATTGAAAAATTGAACACAATGAGAAGATTGAAAAGCATGTACGCCAATAGTAAATACACGAGACAAGGTTGGCAAATGAATACCTCTTTGATTATGCTGGCCATGGTTTTTGCAATAGCATTAGCTTGGAATGCGTTAGGAGGAACAAACGGCACCGATACACATTTTCTTACTTCAGGAGGTGATTGATTGTTATTTTCCTCCTCAGAGTGTAGATATATATCTTCACTGGGTTGGCACTCAATATAGCATGTGTGATCAAATTCATTTGGATTGTAATAGGTTTTTAGAGAATCAGAAGAACTGATGAATTGAGGTCTGAAACGATGAAATGAGCCAAGTGTATCTTCATCTGTAAAACAggcaaaattttagttaaaggttagaagaaaaggaagagactaAAAACAGGCTATTAGCATGTTTAAGTGTCTCTAAAATTGTTTTTCATGAGTAAAATGGGAAAGCCataaaaaagaatagaagaaGTGCCACGAACTTACACATCTCAGATACATGATGGAAAGATGACGGGATAATATTGTGGAGATCACACCATTCTTGTTCCATCTCAGAAAACTTCAACTTGGGatctttgtctttctcttttgaCAGAAGTTGTTTCAAGTTTTCAAGACGATGCTTGTCCTTCAAGGAGAGAAACATTGGTAAGATCATCAAGAATAGAAGCTGGTATCCTTGGGAATATGGCAAAACTATTTTACCTTAAAGACACGCTGCCAAAACTGAAAAGCACAAAAGTTTGCCATGAGTACCACCTCCCTCCGCCCACCAGAAATGGTCTTGCTACCACCAAAATAGTGATCAACATACTCTAGAAACTGTAAAAGAAGACATAGGGGTAGTAGATGATGAATATCATGATCTAAAAGACGTGCAGAACTGCAGATAAATCCACCAATAGGACATACCAGTGAATCATCTCCAAAAGGATGACTGATAGGAAGCGGTTGGGTATCCATCAGGACACCCAACAGAATCCCTTCTCTTAGCATTCCCATTTCACCAAACTTGACGACCAGAATAGATGCATCAAAGGACAATGGGAAGCTAGCAAGCAACCGTCCATAAAATGTGGGCTCGTAACGACCCCTATGCGATTTCTGTAATGCTCGTATGCTTAATAGCATACTTAATGCATCATCAATGACATCTGGCTCTGGTGGATCCATAGCTTTTGCCAGCAACGCTAAGATATAGAAAAGAATTACACTCAATTCAACTGACGGAGTCTGATTAGCCAGACGCAAAAACATTTTGGATACTATCTTTTAGATTCTATCTCTTGTATTTCTAAAGCAAACATGCACTCACTCTTTACGAATAACGAAATGAATATTCCCACCATTAGCTTCATCTAAGGTACCTCATTGTTAACCATATCTACAGAGTACACCAGACATGAACATATAATAGGAACTTATGTGATAGGTACTTCTGCAGTAGCATAAGACCTAGCTAACCTGACTATCCTTATTAGCTAACCCAAGTTTGACATCGTCTATTTAAAAAGAAGTCAAGCATTGTCTAAACAATTCTAACAATATTACCATTTGCGTCATTAATGGCTCTGGATTCTGTGCAGCAAATATGGAGAACTTGTTGTCTCAATGACAGCTTAAGAATAGCTGGGGGCTCATGTTCTTCAAGCTTGTTAAAAAACGCACTCGGCACCAGGCGATACACTTCACCATCACATGTTCGACCTGTCCTCCCTCTACGTTGCTCAGCCTATAActtcacaaaagaaacaaaagttagGACATCCATTTTTGTTCCATAAATGGTGAATTACAGCAATACCTGAGATCTAGAAACCCAAACAAGCTGAACTGCGTCTCTTTTTCTGAGTCCATCCCAGAACACTTGCAGAGACCGGCACGAGTCAATGACATACGCTACTTTGGGTATTGTTACCGAAGATTCCGCAATATTTGTAGCCAATATTACCTGAGAACAGTAATTTGGAAAGTTTATATAACTATGAAATCAATGAAGTCACAAAATGATAGTTGCAACTCATTGCATCATTACGAGTTTGATGTCTCCACAATAATATGATAAGTCCTCTAGTCTAATTTAGGGAAGCTGAGATGGAAGGTACAATTTTATCATCTCATCAACTACTGAAAAATACACCAGCGGGCGCAATTAACCCGTATGCTCAACAAAAAGATGTCTGAACACACAAGCAATTCAACACCCTACACTTGTAAACATATATGCTCTAGTTATTTAGATTTCAGTTGGGTTCCTCTCACCATTGGGACACAAAAATAATGCACATCactcaaggaagaagaaacatggaaaGTTAAAAGAGAAACCTTGCGTCGGGATCTGCATATCTTCATAGCCGCCAAGGCTTTCTCGGTGTCAATGCTTCGGTGCAATATGTGAACCTCAAAAGATGCGTGAAACGGTTGCAATTGATACCATTGCTGCTCAAGTGAGTAGTATGTTGGAAGGAAAACCAAAATACTCTTCTCAATGTCTGGTTCCTTTTCATGGATATATAAGATGAGATCATGAATAAGATTCTGCAGTTCAGGTTTGATTTCAGTATCAGCTGAAGAAGGACTTGGACCAGGACAGTAAGCTGACAAATCAGTACTCACACCAAGCAATCCTGCAACCTGCTACACGAACAGTGTCACAATCAATTAGCTTAGAAAGACTTGcggtcaaaaagaagaagaaattaattagatagTGTCATAAAGAGCAACAAATCTCAAAAGNGGGTATTGTTACCGAAGATTCCGCAATATTTGTAGCCAATATTACCTGAGAACAGTAATTTGGAAAGTTTATATAACTATGAAATCAATGAAGTCACAAAATGATAGTTGCAACTCATTGCATCATTACGAGTTTGATGTCTCCACAATAATATGATAAGTCCTCTAGTCTAATTTAGGGAAGCTGAGATGGAAGGTACAATTTTATCATCTCATCAACTACTGAAAAATACACCAGCGGGCGCAATTAACCCGTATGCTCAACAAAAAGATGTCTGAACACACAAGCAATTCAACACCCTACACTTGTAAACATATATGCTCTAGTTATTTAGATTTCAGTTGGGTTCCTCTCACCATTGGGACACAAAAATAATGCACATCactcaaggaagaagaaacatggaaaGTTAAAAGAGAAACCTTGCGTCGGGATCTGCATATCTTCATAGCCGCCAAGGCTTTCTCGGTGTCAATGCTTCGGTGCAATATGTGAACCTCAAAAGATGCGTGAAACGGTTGCAATTGATACCATTGCTGCTCAAGTGAGTAGTATGTTGGAAGGAAAACCAAAATACTCTTCTCAATGTCTGGTTCCTTTTCATGGATATATAAGATGAGATCATGAATAAGATTCTGCAGTTCAGGTTTGATCTCAGTATCAGCTGAAGAAGGACTTGGACCAGGACAGTAAGCTGACAAATCAGTACTCACACCAAGCAATCCTGCAACCTGCTACACGAACAGTGTCACAATCAATTAGCTTAGAAAGACTTGcggtcaaaaagaagaagaaattaattagatagTGTCATAAAGAGCAACAAATCTCAAAAGACATAACCTGCTCAAGATATAATACTCTTCTCTGGAAGATTTTTCTTTGGTCAGGGCTAGGAATAGCAACTACTTCAACGCGTTCACCCCTGCCAAGTTCTTTAAAGTAGTCTCTGTACCTCGTTATATCAGCAGTTGCAGACATCAAGACCACCCTGTAAAAAGATCACATCACCGGGACCTCTCAAAACGAACGTTGTAGGTAAATAACACTGTTGAATCGGAATAGTATAAAACTGACTAATCTTCTATCAGCAAAGACAAGCACGTGGAACAGTTTAAAAAACCAGTAAAAGAAGTACATAATGTTAAGGAAAAAGGATTACAACCTGAGGTCGTTGTTCTTCATGAGAAACTGCTTAACACAGACAAGAACAAGATCGGACTCCACAGATCTTTCATGGACTTCATCAAGAATGATAACCTTGTACTTGAGTGCATTCAACCCTTTGCCTAGCATTTCATCCAACAGAACTCCAGCAGTTTTGAAGAGAATTTTGGACCTGCAGTGCATGCAACAAGAAGAGAATAATTGCATAAAAGTCATcaataaaggaagaaaaaaaaaccaaatatcatCAGATATCCCGAAAACTatagaagaaacataaaaggAGGCACTGTTGTATTGTATAATATGGGTAcgtagaagatgaagaaaatgagaTAGTTACCCTTGGGTCAAAATCTTAGAATGGCCAATGTGGTAACCAATTTCTCCACCTAAATCAGAGTTGCGAGATTTAGCAACCATCTTAGCAACAGCTACAACCGCAAACCTCCGTGGCTGTGTACACAAAATGGGAGCCATGTTTGCTTCCAGAAGGAACTGTGGAACTTGTGAACTCTTCCCTGAAACAAACAAGGACAAAGTAACCAACCACACTAAGGATAAAATGAATAGGAAATCCAGTTAGTAACCAATCCAGTTAGTTTACAAGTTTAAAGGCGCAGGGAAGCTAATATATGGCCCTAGTTTTGTTACTAATTCCGATTTTATACGTAAGAGAGAAACGAATCAAATGAACAACCAAAACATTCAAAATCTTGTGTGTAAAAACCCTAcgaggagaaagaaaagaaagaaatagaaaccCTAAGAGCACACAGAGTATTTCTATAGACCAAGAGAAACGCAGATAGAGAAACTCGTCTCCGAGCGATCAAGGGAACAGAAGAGAgtataaagagaagaagaagaataagagaaacaaagaaacggAGGCACGTACCGCATCCGGGGTCGCCGACGATGAGAGTGACGCGATTCTCGAGGTTTTCTCGAcgattctcttcttcatcgccaTAATCGGAAGCGAGGCGAAGTTAGAGGAAGGCAGAGGCAAGGATtccgaagatgaagaagacgaagtcgGTGAAGAAACCGCCATTGTTGTCGTACGGAAAACTCgactgctctctctctctctctctatagtGTAGGCTGGGCAGCAGAGGCTAGTCTCTCTGGTATGACTACTACTAGTACTGTCAATCACCTCCGTCTCTCGAGTCTCGACGCTTttagtgggttttttttttttgtgggagcGATGCGACGAGCATTGATCTCTCAATTCTGATTCGTTGAGTATAGGTCTGACTAGTCAAACGTATGCGGGTGTATGGTGCTTTCACGCACACTGGAGAGTTTGCCGCGAATCATCTGGGCCCCACTAAGGGAAGGGGCGTATAAACATGGGCAAAAGAAAGTGCcgccaatgaaaaaaaaaaaagattaaaattgaACTGGGCCGCTCAATAATAGCCCACTAACTGAAAGTCCATTAAGGGGATGGATGGATCGGGTGACCCGAACCGAAGCGTTTTCGTTGAAGTTTGACGAAAACATTTCTTTCTGGACTGGAGGAAAATTGGGAGGGACAAAAATGGCGTCGGGATGGGGAATCACAGGAAACAAAGGGAGATGCTACGATTTCTGGATGGATTTCAGTGAATGTATGTCTCATTGCAGAGAGCCCAAAGATTGTACTCTTCTCCGTGAAGATTACCTCGAGTGTCTCCACCATTCCAAAGAGGTACCCCGCGATTCCTTTTTCTCCGTTTCTAGATCAGTCTGATTCATACTTATGTCTAGATCCCATGGTTGGCAAATCCTAGATCAGGTCGACCATCATTTCGGAAAACGAGTTGCTTTCGTTTGAATTTTAGATGCATCGGTGTCTGCAAATTCGTCATGGCTTCCTTAATGCCTATATTCTACTAATTCATTGACATATGGATTGTTTCCTCTTGTTCTGTAATTTACGAACTGAACTCCGAGTTATTATGTGTAAGTAACAAACTAGCCTCTAGATTACGATTCTCA
The sequence above is drawn from the Camelina sativa cultivar DH55 chromosome 4, Cs, whole genome shotgun sequence genome and encodes:
- the LOC104783357 gene encoding LOW QUALITY PROTEIN: DExH-box ATP-dependent RNA helicase DExH8-like (The sequence of the model RefSeq protein was modified relative to this genomic sequence to represent the inferred CDS: inserted 1 base in 1 codon), producing the protein MAVSSPTSSSSSSESLPLPSSNFASLPIMAMKKRIVEKXLENRVTLIVGDPGCGKSSQVPQFLLEANMAPILCTQPRRFAVVAVAKMVAKSRNSDLGGEIGYHIGHSKILTQGSKILFKTAGVLLDEMLGKGLNALKYKVIILDEVHERSVESDLVLVCVKQFLMKNNDLRVVLMSATADITRYRDYFKELGRGERVEVVAIPSPDQRKIFQRRVLYLEQVAGLLGVSTDLSAYCPGPSPSSADTEIKPELQNLIHDLILYIHEKEPDIEKSILVFLPTYYSLEQQWYQLQPFHASFEVHILHRSIDTEKALAAMKICRSRRKVILATNIAESSVTIPKVAYVIDSCRSLQVFWDGLRKRDAVQLVWVSRSQAEQRRGRTGRTCDGEVYRLVPSAFFNKLEEHEPPAILKLSLRQQVLHICCTESRAINDANALLAKAMDPPEPDVIDDALSMLLSIRALQKSHRGRYEPTFYGRLLASFPLSFDASILVVKFGEMGMLREGILLGVLMDTQPLPISHPFGDDSLFLEYVDHYFGGSKTISGGRREVVLMANFCAFQFWQRVFKDKHRLENLKQLLSKEKDKDPKLKFSEMEQEWCDLHNIIPSSFHHVSEMYEDTLGSFHRFRPQFISSSDSLKTYYNPNEFDHTCYIECQPSEDIYLHSEEENNNQSPPEVRKCVSVPFVPPNAFQANAIAKTMASIIKEIRTQGTPSESDNDHGAIEPEDYIENGEAPVCVYFLNGFCNRGDQCTFSHTLQSTRPACKFFASLQGCRYGESCLYSHVMQRRTKSYSPPPQCLPEGDDSSRSPLLDLFPTSEGCILVFDDSDMHFTSSIANRYPSWKILSTSSSSETLFCDSSLADARIFWGLNHPYQTIISKAGGENPIPWKEVKCVLWFLNPESYAETPERQKTILQNFFEYMAIRILGDNLYEIRVILTMNNVRFSLLQVEKVARDSFFFLGESFPHNSIIFGELPDTLTIQKPMLVSRPTSYVFDLHPPTNTQFGVCTSLIHNK
- the LOC104783358 gene encoding NADH dehydrogenase [ubiquinone] iron-sulfur protein 5-B, coding for MASGWGITGNKGRCYDFWMDFSECMSHCREPKDCTLLREDYLECLHHSKEFQRRNRIYKEEQRKLRAASRKGEDAGDGTHTHH